Proteins from a single region of Fundulus heteroclitus isolate FHET01 chromosome 12, MU-UCD_Fhet_4.1, whole genome shotgun sequence:
- the fgfr1a gene encoding fibroblast growth factor receptor 1-A isoform X1, which yields MSQASEWSSSRVKANSCSSLSRMLMRPSALLFLTFFTQVLRTHCRPANTEDVSVEAEQFTLYPGKRLDLSCTPKDSPHTVNWTKDHVAVVDGEHTRIRSGQLEIEAVEPTDSGLYACTTFGNHSVYFNVTVDPLASSEDDDDEEESSSEENKLLTSEKLMPMAPQWAHPEKMEKKLHAVPASKTVKFRCQANGNPAPNLKWYKNGKEFKRDHRIGGFKLRDHVWTIIMESVVPSDKGNYTCVVENQYGSINHTYQLDVVERSPHRPILQAGLPANRTAVVGSDVEFECKVFSDPQPHIQWLKHIEVNGSRVGPDGLPYVRVLKHSGVNSSDAQVLTLYNVTEEESGEYICKVSNYIGEANQSAWLTVIKYDPAAVTPYPPASSTYLEVVIYCVGFFLIAIMITIVIILKIRASSKKSDFNSQLAVHKLAKSIPLRRQVTVSVDSSSSIHSGVMLVRPSRLSSSGTPMLTGVSEYELPQDPRWEIPRDKLVLGKPLGEGCFGQVMMGEVLGLDKEKPNRVTKVAVKMLKSDATEKDLSDLISEMEMMKIIGKHKNIINLLGACTQDGPLYVIVEYASKGNLREYLRARRPPGMEYCYNPDQVPVETMSIKDLVSCAYQVARGMEYLASKKCIHRDLAARNVLVTEDNVMKIADFGLARDIHHIDYYKKTTNGRLPVKWMAPEALFDRIYTHQSDVWSFGVLLWEIFTLGGSPYPGVPVEELFKLLKEGHRMDKPSTCTHELYMMMRDCWHAVPSQRPTFKQLVEDLDRCLAMSSNQEYLELSVPLDQYSPSYPETRSSTCSSGEDSVFSHDAGAEEPCLPKFPPHPNGAAIKKR from the exons TCTCTGTGGAAGCGGAGCAGTTCACCCTGTATCCCGGGAAGCGCTTGGATCTGAGTTGCACACCCAAGGATTCGCCCCACACCGTTAACTGGACTAAAGACCATGTTGCTGTCGTGGACGGAGAGCACACGCGCATTCGCAGCGGCCAGCTGGAGATCGAGGCGGTGGAGCCGACCGACTCTGGCCTGTACGCGTGCACCACCTTTGGCAACCACAGCGTCTACTTTAACGTCACAG TTGATCCTTTGGCTTCATCTGAAGATGATGACGACGAGGAAGAGTCTTCATCAGAGGAAAATAAACTGTTGACCAGCGAGAAGCTGATGC CAATGGCCCCGCAATGGGCCCATCcagagaaaatggagaaaaagctTCATGCTGTTCCAGCCAGTAAGACCGTGAAGTTTCGATGCCAGGCCAACGGCAACCCAGCTCCCAATCTGAAATGGTACAAGAACGGGAAGGAGTTTAAAAGAGACCATCGCATTGGAGGCTTCAag CTCCGGGACCATGTGTGGACCATCATCATGGAGTCTGTAGTACCCTCTGATAAGGGAAACTACACCTGTGTGGTTGAAAACCAGTATGGCAGCATCAATCATACCTATCAGCTGGACGTAGTCG AACGCTCTCCCCACAGGCCCATCCTGCAGGCTGGCTTGCCAGCCAATCGTACTGCAGTGGTTGGCAGCGATGTGGAGTTTGAGTGCAAAGTGTTCAGCGACCCTCAGCCTCACATTCAGTGGCTGAAACATATTGAGGTCAATGGAAGCCGCGTTGGTCCCGATGGTTTACCCTATGTCCGTGTCCTGAAG caTTCGGGGGTCAATAGCTCGGACGCTCAGGTGCTCACCCTCTACAATGTGACTGAGGAGGAGAGCGGAGAGTATATATGTAAAGTGTCCAATTATATAGGGGAGGCCAATCAGTCGGCATGGCTGACTGTCATCAAATATGACCCTGCAG CCGTCACACCGTACCCCCCAGCCAGCAGCACCTACTTGGAGGTGGTAATCTACTGCGTGGGCTTCTTTCTAATCGCCATCATGATCACCATTGTAATTATCCTCAAGATTCGGGCCTCCTCAAAGAAGAGTGACTTCAACAGTCAGCTGGCCGTCCACAAGCTGGCCAAAAGCATTCCTCTGCGCAGACAGGTAACA GTGTCAGTGGACTCGAGCTCCTCTATCCACTCTGGAGTGATGCTGGTTCGTCCCTCCCGCCTGTCCTCCAGTGGCACTCCAATGCTGACGGGAGTATCCGAATATGAACTCCCACAGGATCCCCGCTGGGAGATCCCCAGAGACAA ACTTGTTCTCGGTAAGCCTCTGGGTGAGGGCTGCTTCGGCCAGGTGATGATGGGGGAGGTTCTGGGTCTGGACAAAGAGAAGCCAAACCGAGTGACCAAGGTTGCggtgaaaatgttgaaat CTGACGCTACAGAGAAAGACCTGTCAGACCTGATTTCAGAGATGGAGATGATGAAGATCATCGGGAAGCACAAGAACATCATTAATCTGCTGGGAGCCTGCACGCAGGATG GTCCCCTGTACGTCATAGTTGAATATGCATCCAAGGGCAACCTTAGGGAGTACCTGCGAGCCCGGCGCCCTCCGGGAATGGAGTACTGTTACAACCCAGACCAGGTTCCTGTGGAGACCATGTCCATCAAAGACTTGGTGTCCTGTGCTTACCAAGTGGCTCGAGGCATGGAGTATTTGGCGTCCAAAAAG TGCATCCACAGAGACCTGGCAGCTCGCAATGTGTTGGTGACTGAGGACAATGTGATGAAAATCGCCGACTTTGGCCTCGCAAGAGATATCCACCACATTGATTACTATAAGAAGACCACCAAT GGTCGTTTACCGGTGAAGTGGATGGCTCCCGAGGCGCTGTTTGACCGGATATACACGCACCAAAGTGATGT CTGGTCGTTTGGGGTGTTGCTGTGGGAGATCTTCACCCTGGGAGGCTCTCCGTACCCTGGTGTACCAGTGGAGGAGCTCTTCAAGCTGCTGAAGGAAGGTCACCGAATGGACAAGCCTTCCACGTGCACCCATGAGCT GTACATGATGATGAGGGACTGCTGGCACGCCGTGCCCTCTCAGAGACCCACATTCAAGCAGCTGGTGGAGGATCTAGATCGATGTCTGGCCATGTCGTCCAACCAG GAATACCTGGAGCTCTCTGTGCCTCTGGACCAATACTCCCCCAGCTACCCCGAAACCCGCAGCTCTACCTGCTCCTCCGGCGAGGACTCTGTTTTCTCCCACGACGCAGGCGCAGAGGAGCCCTGCCTGCCCAAATTTCCTCCTCACCCTAATGGGGCAGCCATTAAGAAACGTTGA
- the fgfr1a gene encoding fibroblast growth factor receptor 1-A isoform X2 has protein sequence MSQASEWSSSRVKANSCSSLSRMLMRPSALLFLTFFTQVLRTHCRPANTEDVSVEAEQFTLYPGKRLDLSCTPKDSPHTVNWTKDHVAVVDGEHTRIRSGQLEIEAVEPTDSGLYACTTFGNHSVYFNVTVDPLASSEDDDDEEESSSEENKLLTSEKLMPMAPQWAHPEKMEKKLHAVPASKTVKFRCQANGNPAPNLKWYKNGKEFKRDHRIGGFKLRDHVWTIIMESVVPSDKGNYTCVVENQYGSINHTYQLDVVERSPHRPILQAGLPANRTAVVGSDVEFECKVFSDPQPHIQWLKHIEVNGSRVGPDGLPYVRVLKTAGLNTTDKEMEVLQLRNVSFDDAGEYTCLAGNSIGFSHNSAWLTVLEAVTPYPPASSTYLEVVIYCVGFFLIAIMITIVIILKIRASSKKSDFNSQLAVHKLAKSIPLRRQVTVSVDSSSSIHSGVMLVRPSRLSSSGTPMLTGVSEYELPQDPRWEIPRDKLVLGKPLGEGCFGQVMMGEVLGLDKEKPNRVTKVAVKMLKSDATEKDLSDLISEMEMMKIIGKHKNIINLLGACTQDGPLYVIVEYASKGNLREYLRARRPPGMEYCYNPDQVPVETMSIKDLVSCAYQVARGMEYLASKKCIHRDLAARNVLVTEDNVMKIADFGLARDIHHIDYYKKTTNGRLPVKWMAPEALFDRIYTHQSDVWSFGVLLWEIFTLGGSPYPGVPVEELFKLLKEGHRMDKPSTCTHELYMMMRDCWHAVPSQRPTFKQLVEDLDRCLAMSSNQEYLELSVPLDQYSPSYPETRSSTCSSGEDSVFSHDAGAEEPCLPKFPPHPNGAAIKKR, from the exons TCTCTGTGGAAGCGGAGCAGTTCACCCTGTATCCCGGGAAGCGCTTGGATCTGAGTTGCACACCCAAGGATTCGCCCCACACCGTTAACTGGACTAAAGACCATGTTGCTGTCGTGGACGGAGAGCACACGCGCATTCGCAGCGGCCAGCTGGAGATCGAGGCGGTGGAGCCGACCGACTCTGGCCTGTACGCGTGCACCACCTTTGGCAACCACAGCGTCTACTTTAACGTCACAG TTGATCCTTTGGCTTCATCTGAAGATGATGACGACGAGGAAGAGTCTTCATCAGAGGAAAATAAACTGTTGACCAGCGAGAAGCTGATGC CAATGGCCCCGCAATGGGCCCATCcagagaaaatggagaaaaagctTCATGCTGTTCCAGCCAGTAAGACCGTGAAGTTTCGATGCCAGGCCAACGGCAACCCAGCTCCCAATCTGAAATGGTACAAGAACGGGAAGGAGTTTAAAAGAGACCATCGCATTGGAGGCTTCAag CTCCGGGACCATGTGTGGACCATCATCATGGAGTCTGTAGTACCCTCTGATAAGGGAAACTACACCTGTGTGGTTGAAAACCAGTATGGCAGCATCAATCATACCTATCAGCTGGACGTAGTCG AACGCTCTCCCCACAGGCCCATCCTGCAGGCTGGCTTGCCAGCCAATCGTACTGCAGTGGTTGGCAGCGATGTGGAGTTTGAGTGCAAAGTGTTCAGCGACCCTCAGCCTCACATTCAGTGGCTGAAACATATTGAGGTCAATGGAAGCCGCGTTGGTCCCGATGGTTTACCCTATGTCCGTGTCCTGAAG ACTGCTGGCCTTAACACCACGGACAAGGAAATGGAAGTCCTTCAACTGAGAAATGTCTCTTTTGATGACGCTGGGGAGTATACGTGCTTGGCGGGCAATTCTATCGGGTTCTCTCATAACTCCGCATGGTTGACAGTCTTGGAAG CCGTCACACCGTACCCCCCAGCCAGCAGCACCTACTTGGAGGTGGTAATCTACTGCGTGGGCTTCTTTCTAATCGCCATCATGATCACCATTGTAATTATCCTCAAGATTCGGGCCTCCTCAAAGAAGAGTGACTTCAACAGTCAGCTGGCCGTCCACAAGCTGGCCAAAAGCATTCCTCTGCGCAGACAGGTAACA GTGTCAGTGGACTCGAGCTCCTCTATCCACTCTGGAGTGATGCTGGTTCGTCCCTCCCGCCTGTCCTCCAGTGGCACTCCAATGCTGACGGGAGTATCCGAATATGAACTCCCACAGGATCCCCGCTGGGAGATCCCCAGAGACAA ACTTGTTCTCGGTAAGCCTCTGGGTGAGGGCTGCTTCGGCCAGGTGATGATGGGGGAGGTTCTGGGTCTGGACAAAGAGAAGCCAAACCGAGTGACCAAGGTTGCggtgaaaatgttgaaat CTGACGCTACAGAGAAAGACCTGTCAGACCTGATTTCAGAGATGGAGATGATGAAGATCATCGGGAAGCACAAGAACATCATTAATCTGCTGGGAGCCTGCACGCAGGATG GTCCCCTGTACGTCATAGTTGAATATGCATCCAAGGGCAACCTTAGGGAGTACCTGCGAGCCCGGCGCCCTCCGGGAATGGAGTACTGTTACAACCCAGACCAGGTTCCTGTGGAGACCATGTCCATCAAAGACTTGGTGTCCTGTGCTTACCAAGTGGCTCGAGGCATGGAGTATTTGGCGTCCAAAAAG TGCATCCACAGAGACCTGGCAGCTCGCAATGTGTTGGTGACTGAGGACAATGTGATGAAAATCGCCGACTTTGGCCTCGCAAGAGATATCCACCACATTGATTACTATAAGAAGACCACCAAT GGTCGTTTACCGGTGAAGTGGATGGCTCCCGAGGCGCTGTTTGACCGGATATACACGCACCAAAGTGATGT CTGGTCGTTTGGGGTGTTGCTGTGGGAGATCTTCACCCTGGGAGGCTCTCCGTACCCTGGTGTACCAGTGGAGGAGCTCTTCAAGCTGCTGAAGGAAGGTCACCGAATGGACAAGCCTTCCACGTGCACCCATGAGCT GTACATGATGATGAGGGACTGCTGGCACGCCGTGCCCTCTCAGAGACCCACATTCAAGCAGCTGGTGGAGGATCTAGATCGATGTCTGGCCATGTCGTCCAACCAG GAATACCTGGAGCTCTCTGTGCCTCTGGACCAATACTCCCCCAGCTACCCCGAAACCCGCAGCTCTACCTGCTCCTCCGGCGAGGACTCTGTTTTCTCCCACGACGCAGGCGCAGAGGAGCCCTGCCTGCCCAAATTTCCTCCTCACCCTAATGGGGCAGCCATTAAGAAACGTTGA
- the fgfr1a gene encoding fibroblast growth factor receptor 1-A isoform X4: MSQASEWSSSRVKANSCSSLSRMLMRPSALLFLTFFTQVLRTHCRPANTEDVSVEAEQFTLYPGKRLDLSCTPKDSPHTVNWTKDHVAVVDGEHTRIRSGQLEIEAVEPTDSGLYACTTFGNHSVYFNVTVDPLASSEDDDDEEESSSEENKLLTSEKLMPMAPQWAHPEKMEKKLHAVPASKTVKFRCQANGNPAPNLKWYKNGKEFKRDHRIGGFKLRDHVWTIIMESVVPSDKGNYTCVVENQYGSINHTYQLDVVERSPHRPILQAGLPANRTAVVGSDVEFECKVFSDPQPHIQWLKHIEVNGSRVGPDGLPYVRVLKTAGLNTTDKEMEVLQLRNVSFDDAGEYTCLAGNSIGFSHNSAWLTVLEAVTPYPPASSTYLEVVIYCVGFFLIAIMITIVIILKIRASSKKSDFNSQLAVHKLAKSIPLRRQVSVDSSSSIHSGVMLVRPSRLSSSGTPMLTGVSEYELPQDPRWEIPRDKLVLGKPLGEGCFGQVMMGEVLGLDKEKPNRVTKVAVKMLKSDATEKDLSDLISEMEMMKIIGKHKNIINLLGACTQDGPLYVIVEYASKGNLREYLRARRPPGMEYCYNPDQVPVETMSIKDLVSCAYQVARGMEYLASKKCIHRDLAARNVLVTEDNVMKIADFGLARDIHHIDYYKKTTNGRLPVKWMAPEALFDRIYTHQSDVWSFGVLLWEIFTLGGSPYPGVPVEELFKLLKEGHRMDKPSTCTHELYMMMRDCWHAVPSQRPTFKQLVEDLDRCLAMSSNQEYLELSVPLDQYSPSYPETRSSTCSSGEDSVFSHDAGAEEPCLPKFPPHPNGAAIKKR, encoded by the exons TCTCTGTGGAAGCGGAGCAGTTCACCCTGTATCCCGGGAAGCGCTTGGATCTGAGTTGCACACCCAAGGATTCGCCCCACACCGTTAACTGGACTAAAGACCATGTTGCTGTCGTGGACGGAGAGCACACGCGCATTCGCAGCGGCCAGCTGGAGATCGAGGCGGTGGAGCCGACCGACTCTGGCCTGTACGCGTGCACCACCTTTGGCAACCACAGCGTCTACTTTAACGTCACAG TTGATCCTTTGGCTTCATCTGAAGATGATGACGACGAGGAAGAGTCTTCATCAGAGGAAAATAAACTGTTGACCAGCGAGAAGCTGATGC CAATGGCCCCGCAATGGGCCCATCcagagaaaatggagaaaaagctTCATGCTGTTCCAGCCAGTAAGACCGTGAAGTTTCGATGCCAGGCCAACGGCAACCCAGCTCCCAATCTGAAATGGTACAAGAACGGGAAGGAGTTTAAAAGAGACCATCGCATTGGAGGCTTCAag CTCCGGGACCATGTGTGGACCATCATCATGGAGTCTGTAGTACCCTCTGATAAGGGAAACTACACCTGTGTGGTTGAAAACCAGTATGGCAGCATCAATCATACCTATCAGCTGGACGTAGTCG AACGCTCTCCCCACAGGCCCATCCTGCAGGCTGGCTTGCCAGCCAATCGTACTGCAGTGGTTGGCAGCGATGTGGAGTTTGAGTGCAAAGTGTTCAGCGACCCTCAGCCTCACATTCAGTGGCTGAAACATATTGAGGTCAATGGAAGCCGCGTTGGTCCCGATGGTTTACCCTATGTCCGTGTCCTGAAG ACTGCTGGCCTTAACACCACGGACAAGGAAATGGAAGTCCTTCAACTGAGAAATGTCTCTTTTGATGACGCTGGGGAGTATACGTGCTTGGCGGGCAATTCTATCGGGTTCTCTCATAACTCCGCATGGTTGACAGTCTTGGAAG CCGTCACACCGTACCCCCCAGCCAGCAGCACCTACTTGGAGGTGGTAATCTACTGCGTGGGCTTCTTTCTAATCGCCATCATGATCACCATTGTAATTATCCTCAAGATTCGGGCCTCCTCAAAGAAGAGTGACTTCAACAGTCAGCTGGCCGTCCACAAGCTGGCCAAAAGCATTCCTCTGCGCAGACAG GTGTCAGTGGACTCGAGCTCCTCTATCCACTCTGGAGTGATGCTGGTTCGTCCCTCCCGCCTGTCCTCCAGTGGCACTCCAATGCTGACGGGAGTATCCGAATATGAACTCCCACAGGATCCCCGCTGGGAGATCCCCAGAGACAA ACTTGTTCTCGGTAAGCCTCTGGGTGAGGGCTGCTTCGGCCAGGTGATGATGGGGGAGGTTCTGGGTCTGGACAAAGAGAAGCCAAACCGAGTGACCAAGGTTGCggtgaaaatgttgaaat CTGACGCTACAGAGAAAGACCTGTCAGACCTGATTTCAGAGATGGAGATGATGAAGATCATCGGGAAGCACAAGAACATCATTAATCTGCTGGGAGCCTGCACGCAGGATG GTCCCCTGTACGTCATAGTTGAATATGCATCCAAGGGCAACCTTAGGGAGTACCTGCGAGCCCGGCGCCCTCCGGGAATGGAGTACTGTTACAACCCAGACCAGGTTCCTGTGGAGACCATGTCCATCAAAGACTTGGTGTCCTGTGCTTACCAAGTGGCTCGAGGCATGGAGTATTTGGCGTCCAAAAAG TGCATCCACAGAGACCTGGCAGCTCGCAATGTGTTGGTGACTGAGGACAATGTGATGAAAATCGCCGACTTTGGCCTCGCAAGAGATATCCACCACATTGATTACTATAAGAAGACCACCAAT GGTCGTTTACCGGTGAAGTGGATGGCTCCCGAGGCGCTGTTTGACCGGATATACACGCACCAAAGTGATGT CTGGTCGTTTGGGGTGTTGCTGTGGGAGATCTTCACCCTGGGAGGCTCTCCGTACCCTGGTGTACCAGTGGAGGAGCTCTTCAAGCTGCTGAAGGAAGGTCACCGAATGGACAAGCCTTCCACGTGCACCCATGAGCT GTACATGATGATGAGGGACTGCTGGCACGCCGTGCCCTCTCAGAGACCCACATTCAAGCAGCTGGTGGAGGATCTAGATCGATGTCTGGCCATGTCGTCCAACCAG GAATACCTGGAGCTCTCTGTGCCTCTGGACCAATACTCCCCCAGCTACCCCGAAACCCGCAGCTCTACCTGCTCCTCCGGCGAGGACTCTGTTTTCTCCCACGACGCAGGCGCAGAGGAGCCCTGCCTGCCCAAATTTCCTCCTCACCCTAATGGGGCAGCCATTAAGAAACGTTGA
- the fgfr1a gene encoding fibroblast growth factor receptor 1-A isoform X3, whose protein sequence is MSQASEWSSSRVKANSCSSLSRMLMRPSALLFLTFFTQVLRTHCRPANTEDVSVEAEQFTLYPGKRLDLSCTPKDSPHTVNWTKDHVAVVDGEHTRIRSGQLEIEAVEPTDSGLYACTTFGNHSVYFNVTVDPLASSEDDDDEEESSSEENKLLTSEKLMPMAPQWAHPEKMEKKLHAVPASKTVKFRCQANGNPAPNLKWYKNGKEFKRDHRIGGFKLRDHVWTIIMESVVPSDKGNYTCVVENQYGSINHTYQLDVVERSPHRPILQAGLPANRTAVVGSDVEFECKVFSDPQPHIQWLKHIEVNGSRVGPDGLPYVRVLKHSGVNSSDAQVLTLYNVTEEESGEYICKVSNYIGEANQSAWLTVIKYDPAAVTPYPPASSTYLEVVIYCVGFFLIAIMITIVIILKIRASSKKSDFNSQLAVHKLAKSIPLRRQVSVDSSSSIHSGVMLVRPSRLSSSGTPMLTGVSEYELPQDPRWEIPRDKLVLGKPLGEGCFGQVMMGEVLGLDKEKPNRVTKVAVKMLKSDATEKDLSDLISEMEMMKIIGKHKNIINLLGACTQDGPLYVIVEYASKGNLREYLRARRPPGMEYCYNPDQVPVETMSIKDLVSCAYQVARGMEYLASKKCIHRDLAARNVLVTEDNVMKIADFGLARDIHHIDYYKKTTNGRLPVKWMAPEALFDRIYTHQSDVWSFGVLLWEIFTLGGSPYPGVPVEELFKLLKEGHRMDKPSTCTHELYMMMRDCWHAVPSQRPTFKQLVEDLDRCLAMSSNQEYLELSVPLDQYSPSYPETRSSTCSSGEDSVFSHDAGAEEPCLPKFPPHPNGAAIKKR, encoded by the exons TCTCTGTGGAAGCGGAGCAGTTCACCCTGTATCCCGGGAAGCGCTTGGATCTGAGTTGCACACCCAAGGATTCGCCCCACACCGTTAACTGGACTAAAGACCATGTTGCTGTCGTGGACGGAGAGCACACGCGCATTCGCAGCGGCCAGCTGGAGATCGAGGCGGTGGAGCCGACCGACTCTGGCCTGTACGCGTGCACCACCTTTGGCAACCACAGCGTCTACTTTAACGTCACAG TTGATCCTTTGGCTTCATCTGAAGATGATGACGACGAGGAAGAGTCTTCATCAGAGGAAAATAAACTGTTGACCAGCGAGAAGCTGATGC CAATGGCCCCGCAATGGGCCCATCcagagaaaatggagaaaaagctTCATGCTGTTCCAGCCAGTAAGACCGTGAAGTTTCGATGCCAGGCCAACGGCAACCCAGCTCCCAATCTGAAATGGTACAAGAACGGGAAGGAGTTTAAAAGAGACCATCGCATTGGAGGCTTCAag CTCCGGGACCATGTGTGGACCATCATCATGGAGTCTGTAGTACCCTCTGATAAGGGAAACTACACCTGTGTGGTTGAAAACCAGTATGGCAGCATCAATCATACCTATCAGCTGGACGTAGTCG AACGCTCTCCCCACAGGCCCATCCTGCAGGCTGGCTTGCCAGCCAATCGTACTGCAGTGGTTGGCAGCGATGTGGAGTTTGAGTGCAAAGTGTTCAGCGACCCTCAGCCTCACATTCAGTGGCTGAAACATATTGAGGTCAATGGAAGCCGCGTTGGTCCCGATGGTTTACCCTATGTCCGTGTCCTGAAG caTTCGGGGGTCAATAGCTCGGACGCTCAGGTGCTCACCCTCTACAATGTGACTGAGGAGGAGAGCGGAGAGTATATATGTAAAGTGTCCAATTATATAGGGGAGGCCAATCAGTCGGCATGGCTGACTGTCATCAAATATGACCCTGCAG CCGTCACACCGTACCCCCCAGCCAGCAGCACCTACTTGGAGGTGGTAATCTACTGCGTGGGCTTCTTTCTAATCGCCATCATGATCACCATTGTAATTATCCTCAAGATTCGGGCCTCCTCAAAGAAGAGTGACTTCAACAGTCAGCTGGCCGTCCACAAGCTGGCCAAAAGCATTCCTCTGCGCAGACAG GTGTCAGTGGACTCGAGCTCCTCTATCCACTCTGGAGTGATGCTGGTTCGTCCCTCCCGCCTGTCCTCCAGTGGCACTCCAATGCTGACGGGAGTATCCGAATATGAACTCCCACAGGATCCCCGCTGGGAGATCCCCAGAGACAA ACTTGTTCTCGGTAAGCCTCTGGGTGAGGGCTGCTTCGGCCAGGTGATGATGGGGGAGGTTCTGGGTCTGGACAAAGAGAAGCCAAACCGAGTGACCAAGGTTGCggtgaaaatgttgaaat CTGACGCTACAGAGAAAGACCTGTCAGACCTGATTTCAGAGATGGAGATGATGAAGATCATCGGGAAGCACAAGAACATCATTAATCTGCTGGGAGCCTGCACGCAGGATG GTCCCCTGTACGTCATAGTTGAATATGCATCCAAGGGCAACCTTAGGGAGTACCTGCGAGCCCGGCGCCCTCCGGGAATGGAGTACTGTTACAACCCAGACCAGGTTCCTGTGGAGACCATGTCCATCAAAGACTTGGTGTCCTGTGCTTACCAAGTGGCTCGAGGCATGGAGTATTTGGCGTCCAAAAAG TGCATCCACAGAGACCTGGCAGCTCGCAATGTGTTGGTGACTGAGGACAATGTGATGAAAATCGCCGACTTTGGCCTCGCAAGAGATATCCACCACATTGATTACTATAAGAAGACCACCAAT GGTCGTTTACCGGTGAAGTGGATGGCTCCCGAGGCGCTGTTTGACCGGATATACACGCACCAAAGTGATGT CTGGTCGTTTGGGGTGTTGCTGTGGGAGATCTTCACCCTGGGAGGCTCTCCGTACCCTGGTGTACCAGTGGAGGAGCTCTTCAAGCTGCTGAAGGAAGGTCACCGAATGGACAAGCCTTCCACGTGCACCCATGAGCT GTACATGATGATGAGGGACTGCTGGCACGCCGTGCCCTCTCAGAGACCCACATTCAAGCAGCTGGTGGAGGATCTAGATCGATGTCTGGCCATGTCGTCCAACCAG GAATACCTGGAGCTCTCTGTGCCTCTGGACCAATACTCCCCCAGCTACCCCGAAACCCGCAGCTCTACCTGCTCCTCCGGCGAGGACTCTGTTTTCTCCCACGACGCAGGCGCAGAGGAGCCCTGCCTGCCCAAATTTCCTCCTCACCCTAATGGGGCAGCCATTAAGAAACGTTGA